aaaaaaaaaaaaccacacacgtcAAAATTATATTGCATAGGTTTATGCTATTGATGTCTTTTTTAATGCTGCTCTATTATAGGAAAGATCTTCATTCTTTACCTTACAcccccttacaaaaaaaaatgcaaataagatAAACTGCAAAGACAAGGGTAGCAATTAGCCCCCTCTGAGATGCTTGTTAATAAAGAGTCAAATATTCACCTTCTGGTCTGGCAGTAGTGGATTGCTCTGAAGTGAATTCAAATGACCATTGATAAGAGCTGTAGGTCTATCATGTTCACAGAATAAACTGCCATTGATGTAGTGAAACCGGTCCCCTGGGACAAGGCGATTCCGACAAGTTGAGCACGTAAAACactgcatgggggaaaaaaaaaaaaaaaaaaagacacattcagaaaatatatctaaaaatagTAATATAGGTCACAGCTTCAATTAAGTGACTGAAGAAGAAAAGGACTCACTTTAACTGTTTAATGCCCaaggctttcaaaaaatatgtaAGGACTAAGCAATATATGTGACAGCAAaatttaggaggaaaaaaaataaaataaataaaaaaaaacaaaaaccacagacaCCGGTTGCTACAGGAGAACGTAAACACTTCTGATCACTCAAGTCCTATCCAGTTCGTCTTTACCGCTTACTGTTAGGCATCTACATCAAGTGACATGGGCCCCAAAGGCCATGGACAAGTACCTTAAGATGATACACGTTCCCTTGTGCCCTCATGACCAATTCACTGGCTGGAATGGACTGTCCGCAAGCACTGCAAGCGCCACTGTTGCCAAATAACCTATAAAACAATGATAAAATAAACACTTAATTTTATGACCATAAATTTCACCCCAGATGCATAAAAATGTTGCTTTAGTAGAAGAAAAAAGGAGACCGGTAACAATATCTGAAATGATAGTGCTCGGCTTACagcagaatattaaaaaaaaaaaaacaaacaaaaaaaacacacttttttttgtatCAGCAGAAAAATACGACCTTCCTTCTATTCACAGGGAACCCAGAGATGCAATCAAAAACAGTGACTTACATACCTCAAGCAAATACAAAACAATTCTGTTCTACACTTATTTTTTATCAGATTTCTATGTTcgtcatataaaaaaaataaaagagatacAATTCATGACTAGAGTTTAAATGCATTGTGTCCTTGAAATTATTTGAAGAAGTctcttttttttgtgctttaatcATATCAAGAGATATGAGTCATCAAAGGGGTTAAGGGGATTTGATTGTATATCTAAGAAGACATCATGCTCGGTGTATTGAAACTCCAGCAAACCGCCATCAGAGCAGAGTTTCCATTAGGAAGTCACTGCTATCCAGGTTGatatataatgtgtatgggttAACCTTTTCAATCATAGTGTCAACACTTTAGATTTGCCTCCGCTCATCTCTTTCATTctaaccttctctctctctcttgataATGAAATGCTTGCTCCGACTTCCCTCTATCTGCTCCTGAGTCCACAATTTAGATTACTTCATCTCTGCTAGCAACAAACTGAATGAAATTTCGATTTGAGCAGAAAGTAATTTACCGGGATCTGGACCCATTTGTCATCATATCTCTCTGGGTGTTTGTTGTATCACTGCAGTTTTCCTATGCAATCAAATGAGACCACAACATCTGCCATAGGGGGAGTGGAGAAGGGGaagtgaaagggaaaaaaaaatatatatatatatatatatacacataatttctTAATACATTTAGGCACTCAGTAAAAAATCGGTGCACAAGGCAGTTAATGAAGATTGCATTTTGCCTGCAccctacataaaaataaaaaaaaagggaagaaaaaaaacaaaaaacaaaaaaaaaaaaaaaaaaaaaaaaaaaaaaccaccttaaTTTGGTTTTGATATCATGCCTTTGATAAGGTACTAGCCAGAGGAGGAAGGAAATATTCATCTTGCCAGCAAGGATATGGGTTTTATCTCATATAGGTGTGCGTTACACAATAGGTTTTCCTATTTAAAGGGAAGGGATCCTGAGATTTTGTTGAGCATCAATATTGTTAGTgttctgaacagcagtatgtaaGCAATAGCCTAATACAAAAGCTCTTGGCTGAGTGTAGCAACAGTCTGATTCTCAAAAGATTCGCACAACATGTACATTGATGGGACAGTGATGGGTGGATGATCTTtcaactgccttaatgttagatgaATTATTGTAATTCTAACAAGTCCATCCACCTGCACTGAGAGGACAGTGATAGACAGACATTCTCCCTCCACTTACATACAATCATACAAaagagttcaaaaaaaaaaaattgctgggttCTGCATCAATTTTATTCAAAGCATAGGTTTCGAGCAGCTAGACGTGATCTGTACCTCCCGAGTCACTAAAAGGTGCAAACACAATCTCTACAACACTCGAGAGTCCTGTGGCTTGCAAACAATCATTAATGCTTTTTTAACTCCAGTGCCTCCAGAAAAACCATCATTTGCACAGGTTGCATGACTACTAGAAAACGTATGGTTCATTTTAGATAACAATAATCGGGCTGTTACAATGTAAAGATACTAATAAACACCAGAGTACCACTGGGGGATCAGGAAACCATTACAGCGCACAAATCTCCTCTGCTGGTTGAGCGAGTGTGGTGAAGCAAATAAAAAGACACAATGCAATTGGCCTGATTTAGGGGGCAAGAACAGTTCTATTCTGACTTTAAGCACTTCAACCCcggagggatttacccccttcctggccagagcacttttcgcgatacggcactgcgtcgctttaactgccaattggacggtcgtgcgacgttgcacccaaacaaaattgacggccttttttttccccccacaaatagagctttcttttggtggtatttgatcacctctgcgtttattttttgcactataaacaaaaaaagagcgacaattttgaaaaaaaaaaaaaaaaaaaaagcaatttttaataaatatccccccaaaaaatatataaaacaaatttcttttctcagtttaggccgatatgcattcttctacattttgtttttttcaaaaaatatcacaataagcgtatattgattggtttgcatagaagttagagcatctacaatatagggaatagatttggcatttttattctaatttttttttttttattagcaatggcggtgatctgcatcgGACACGTCTGACACTATTTTgaaaccactgtcatttatacagcgatcagtggtataaaaatgcactgattactgtgcaaatgacactggcagggagggggttaaacactagggggcgatcaaggggttaaatgtgtcctagggagtgattctaactctgagggggggggggggggatgggctaccactgacatgacagcgatcactgctcccgatgacagggagcagtagatctcggtcatgtcactaggcagaacagggaaatgccttgtttaatattaggacacttacctgtcctggaatccagtgacgtcggcaccccagccaatatttctattggctgtcgggtgctgccgctgccattgccggtaatctgcaaggcttcactgccaggtctCTACTATGCATGCCtgaagtgtgctgtgctctcttacTGGGtcagcagcaggggaaggaggaggggggccaaacttctgccATGCCTCGTCAAACACTGCAAGGTCCGAGGGAACTGGGGACAGGGTAACTATCAAAAACAGGTGCccggattccccccctccccccgaaaggtgccaaatcaGATAAGCAGactttccacttttgggtggaactctgctataTGAAAAGAACAAGAGATAACGAGGACAGTCTTGGACTCTACACCTTCCTGAGTCTACAACGCCTCTCTTATTTCAAAGCCAACAGGTCATTTCTAAACAGCTGCAGAGCTTACAAATTAAAACGGCAGTATATTTTATCAGCTCAAATTCTTGTATCATCCTGTATTTGATGTGGATTATTATCTAACTTTTTTTGGGAAGGTCCTCAATACTCCCCATATCGTCAAccgacccaaaagaaaaaaaataaaaaaaaataaagcttccaGGATTTTTAAATACGTTAAAGTAGAAATCCAAGCAAACCGCTAAATACAGTTTAAACATATCTATTTACAATTTCACCTGCCAAAGAATCTGTAATTCAGTACAGTCAATCTTGTGAATTACAACTCTGCATCACACACAGCCAGGAAGATCACTTTACGacttcctggatcaactttactgcTAATTAGACAGAAGTAATGATACAGATGGAGGTACAAATGTGAGAGGAACAGGAAggtgcattaggcccctttcacactgaggtgcttctaaaACGCCAGTAAAACGCTGAGCGCGTtggaagagcttttcaggcgcttttgaagagctttccattcatttcaatggaaaggggTTTTTTCTcctccctgccagcgcactgccccagtgtgaaagcagtcattTATTTCAATGGAactaggttttcgtgagcttttcaggtgcttttttagcgtgaaagcgcctcagtgtgaaaggggtcctactaAAACTGAAATGTCATTACAATGCAGATTTGTAAAATCTCAATAATGGCTGTATAGCATTACAAATTCTTTAGTAgtgctgcacggttctggccaaaatgagaatcacgatttttttgcttagaataaaaaaagatcacgattctcgcaacataaaatctttcacattatacaaaaaattgtgctaactttacgtttttttttttaaagtaattttttccaaaaaaatttcatttgaaagactgctgcgcaaatatagtgcgatgcaaaatattgcaacaaccatcttattctctagggtctctactaaaaaaaaaaaaaaatatatatatatatatatatatatatatatatatatatatatatatatatatatatatatatcacgtgcggacagtatgtccgtatttcatccattcgttttcggatgaaatacggacatacatgcatccctatgggatagcgggtgtcagcggatgttcatccgctgacacccgatatcatctgtCCCCGCTATGGTctgattctgcagacggaagaaaatccaatttttctatccgtctgcagagcggattggatgaacacggacagaaggtgcgtgttcatccgatcccccataggggagagcggagatctgacagggcaatCCCCGCACaatgtgcagggaccgccctgtcatccgccggctcagcggggatcaacggagcgatccccgctgagcaagcggatgttcacggggcggatcatcacggatccgtcccgtgtgaaaggacccttatgcttaagtggttaaacattcctCATTTACACACGAAGTCTACTCCTttaacaaattgttacaatgtttatacttagttccactgctaaagaatgttgcgattcttggcagactgaccgttttttttcttcctttcttttgatggctgtggcttcagaagagcaaagagaattctttgcatagaaagaatcgtgaaatacttatcaagatcgcaacggggggaaagaaaaaaaaaaaaaaaaaacgcgttaacgattcttggcgattaatcgtgcagctctattcttTAGTGGGTAAAACCGTAAGTTATATGCatttagccatttgcctggagttctgtCTGCAGAAATGAAAAAACAGCCATTCAATGGGCTGTTAACGGTCAGGCTGAGGACCATATGTATTTCTAAAGACCAAACCAGACCATGGTTGGATAAGGTAATGTTTGTTGTCTATGGTCATACTTGGGATTATTTGTATCTCTATAGGCTAAACCTGACCACAGTCAGAATGGGGAACATTTGCTTTTCTTTCTTTAGGCCATAACTAACCACTGCAGACATTTACTGCCCAAATTTTCTAGGGCGAGGTACAACTGACCAACGTTGGGTAATAGTTACTATTTTCCCCAAATGCTCCCATCTCCTCTATCTAGGCATTCTCCCTCAATGTGAATGTTCATGTTTCCTTACAATATTAGGCAGAATGGCAAGATCCTACCGGATGAACATGCCTTCAGGTAGCTTTGACAGTAATTCATGGCAACCAGGTTTGTTTTTTCTTAATCTGACTGGTTGgcatgggttactgcactttaccATACCATAGGATGGGCAATATCCATGAAAGCTAGTACTGAACTCATACTCTGAAAGTGTTGACGAGAGGGACGAGCGTTTGAACGTTCTCACATTAGTCGGATTTTTTATCATGTGATCAGAAGGGGAAAAGACTGGTAGTCCTGGTCCAAACTACGAAAGTGTAAATGATTTTAGATTATTCACTTTAGCTGAAATATCCAACAGTGTGCAGCCATCCTAAAACATCCAAGATGTTCTGCTGCATATCTGGTATTTACTGAAGTGCTTGTAAGTCTTGAGCTAGATGATTCATCCCCGACGAGCATACAGCGTGGTCTAAAATACACAGCAGCCAGGCTGCAATTGTCTCTCTGCCACCCAGCTGGAGTGTATCACACTACTATGAAGCACAGCAGGGGTTAATAATGTGTCTGCACCGGTCCAAGTGCTTCTCATTACCGCAACATGCTTCCtccttaggaaaaaaaaagaaaaagaaaaaaaaaaaaatctaattgccCGGAGTTTTCTGAATCTGATCTTGCAGGAGGCTTGTCATGTTCAAACTACTAATTTGCTGTCGCCACTTTATTGAAAATAGCCTGTAAGTTGTTATTAAATGTATCGACTGAACGACAGGGAGAGTAGTAAAAACTGCCCCTTAAGATGGCTTTTAATAGGAAGCCCGAGAAACTAAATTTTGCAGCGGCATCGATTTGTAGAGTTCAATCAAAACTCCATTTCAAAACTAATTAGTCTGAGGCCCGGGATCGCACGCTGACACGTTCCTGCAGAATGCTTAGggtggtgggaggagggggggggatgggagccAAGCACACGTGGTACTTCCGGAGACAGGAGACTGGCAGCCAGACCCCTCACATGGGAGGCCAGAGCTACACAAGCTGAGGCAGGACACAGAACCTCCGATAGAGATACAAGGATTACAGTGAGGTAtcattagcaaataaaaaaaaaaaaaaaaaacaccatgcacAAACTTGTTTGTGATTGGAAccatttaaagggaacctgtcataaCTGGCTGTGCTCGGTCACTGCCAAGCCTATATCTAACATCAGAGGATGCATGGGAACTCCTGTAAACAGTACAAAGTCTGGGACAGACCAGTGCCCCGGACCATCACCACACAGGAAATGGCACTGTACACAGGAGGCAAAGGTGGCCTTCAGAAAGGGATCGGAGCCCATCCTCCACTCACAAATCTACTAGTGTGTGGTGGCCAGGTTTAAAACACACTTATGAGcattcgtacaaaaattctcatcagtacatttaATGACTTGATAAatgtggcatttaaaaaaaaaaaaaaaaaaggggttgtaaaggcagaagaggATTATCTTAATgtattttgtgcattaaaattaaaaNNNNNNNNNNNNNNNNNNNNNNNNNNNNNNNNNNNNNNNNNNNNNNNNNNNNNNNNNNNNNNNNNNNNNNNNNNNNNNNNNNNNNNNNNNNNNNNNNNNNNNNNNNNNNNNNNNNNNNNNNNNNNNNNNNNNNNNNNNNNNNNNNNNNNNNNNNNNNNNNNNNNNNNNNNNNNNNNNNNNNNNNNNNNNNNNNNNNNNNNNNNNNNNNNNNNNNNNNNNNNNNNNNNNNNNNNNNNNNNNNNNNNNNNNNNNNNNNNNNNNNNNNNNNNNNNNNNNNNNNNNNNNNNNNNNNNNNNNNNNNNNNNNNNNNNNNNNNNNNNNNNNNNNNNNNNNNNNNNNNNNNNNNNNNNNNNNNNNNNNNNNNNNNNNNNNNNNNNNNNNNNNNNNNNNNNNNNNNNNNNNNNNNNNNNNNNNNNNNNNNNNNNNNNNNNNNNNNNNNNNNNNNNNNNNNNNNNNNNNNNNNNNNNNNNNNNNNNNNNNNNNNNNNNNNNNNNNNNNNNGAAGTACCATCTCAGTTATCACAAAAGCAATTTCCCCCACTTGAAGATTTCCTCTGTTCGAATGACAACTCAAAAGtttcagtcccagtgacaatggtcaccaggaaaatcatagttgccaacattgggaaaaaaaaattagggacactttttttggctgtaggcggagtcagcctataattagggggcggggcatgcgttagtaggcgtggcattaaaaaaaggaaaaatgctgcgcgcgaagcgcgccgcgcaaaaaaatgggcgtggtttacgtgaaatagtgggcgtggcttacatgggcgtggctaaatggggtgtggttagagtctgaggtgaatgagggatgcagagggaaaggggggtagagggatggagggaaagcagacccagaccctacaccataatagcaatgtgtattccagagtttaacaatcagcagataaagatactccaaacacctggtgttagcgcttcaatcatcccggcaccatggttgttatggtgtcaggatgattgaagcgcattattactattattacattgtaatataaataatgaaatcattcaactcaccataacgcagaatcagtgggacccctgagcgtgtcacctgccacgtcgcctgccaccagatgccatcaggttcccccagcagagtctgtccttacataaggtgcccccagcagaggggggagaagggggtgcaggtatgttggtgacacaggggggaggggggaatcaggtatggtggtgacacgggggggagaggggggtgcaggtatgttggtgacacaggggggagggggggaatcaggtatggtggtgacacaggggggagaggggggaatcaggtatggtggtgacacaggggggagaggggggaatcaggtatggtggtgacacagggggggagaggggggtgcaggtatgttggtgacacaggggggaggggggaatcaggtatggtggtgacacaggggggagagggggtgcaggtatgttgatgagacagggggagggggaatcaggtatggtggtgacacaggggggagaggggggtgcaggtatgttggtgacacaggggggaggggggaatcaggtatggtggtgacacaggggggagaggggggaatcaggtatggtggtgacacagggggggagaggggggaatcaggtatggtggtgacacagggggggagagggggaatcaggtatggtggtgacacaggggggaggggggaatcaggtatggtggtgacacaggggggagagggggtgcaggtatgttgatgacacaggggggagggggggaatcaggtatggtggtgacacagggggggagggggaatcaggtatggtggtgacacgggggggagagggggggtgcaggtatgttggtgacacaggggggagggggaatcaggtatggtggtgacacggggggggggaagaggggggtgcaggtatgttgatgacacagggggaggggggaatcaggtatggtggtgacacaggggggagggggggtgcaggtatgttggtgacacaggggggaggggggaatcaggtatggtggtgacacaggggggagaggggggtgcaggtatggtggtgacacagggggggagaggggggtgcaggtatgttggtgacacaggggggaggggggaatcaggtatggtggtaacacaggggggagaggggggtgcaggtatgttggtgacacagggggaggggggaatcaggtatggtggtgacacggggggggagaggggggtgcaggtatgttggtgacacaggggggaggggtggatacaggtatggtggtgacacaggggggagaggggggtgcaggtatgttggtgacacaggggggagggggagaatcaggtatggtggtgacacaggggggagaggggggtgcaggtatgttgatgacacggggggaggggggaatcaggtatggtggtaacacaggggggagggggggtgcaggtatgttggtgacacagggggagggggaatcaggtatggtggtgacacgggggggagaggggggtgcaggtatggtggtgacacagggggggagaggggggtgcaggtatggtggtgacacagggggggagaggggggtgcaggtatggtggtgacacagggggggagaggggggtgcaggtatggtggtgacacagggggggagaggggggtgcaggtatggtggtgacacagggggggagagggggtgcaggtatggtggtgacacagggggggagaggggggtgcaggtatggtggtgacacagggggggagaggggggtgcaggtatggtggtgacacagggggggagaggggggtgcaggtatggtggtgacacgggggggagaggggggtgcaggtatggtggtgacacagggggaggggggtgcaggtatgttggtgacacaggggggaggggggaatcaggtatggtggtgacacgggggagaggggtgcaggtatggtggtgacatggtgtgcaagaggggagccaggaccatcaatgtccccagccagcggagccccagtccatccatgctggacctcagcctttgagaagtgtactgcagggaaagctccaagcctcccatacactgagtacaccccctccccctatctctcctctcccccactacactgacaggccactactcacagtgtcagacaactcctgaacagccagatgaaagcctcccttcttccctcccgtcactcccactattccctgagctccgttggacacaggggggggggaggaagggtgatggcagtggaggctgatcacgtcttccttgtgtgcagtgtagagcgggggggggttgccaatccctccaaccaataggcttcagtgtacaatagaattttctatttgtacactgaagagagaagcggattggctgcccctctcccctgcactgaacacaaggggaacattgtgtctgactcgtggaggcaacggcggccatttttgtggagccgttgccgttttttacaaaaacactcacgattttctcgggacaaaccccaaaaattcgggaaaacacccgggacaaaattaaatcgggacaagggtcccaaaatcgggattgtcccgggaaaatcgggactgttggcaactatggaaaatGAGGGCTTACATGCCTAATAGAaacacagtaataaaaacctgccTCACTGCTCTAGCCAAAACTAAAATACAAAAAGGGTTTTATAACCTTTAGAAGTTTTAGAACATCCAATCAGGCATCCTGCTTACATACGCTTTCAAAGTGGCACCACAATCTCTTGTTACACGATTGTATGAAAGTACTCTTGCACACATACACACTAGTATAAACGAGCCTGTGGTGGGCTGAAATAAATGTAGTATATGACACCAAGAACATAGGAAGCGTAAAGATCAGTTCTGATGCAAACTGGAAGACTAGGATTCTTCCACAGGGATTTAACAAGTACAACAGCTAGTTGCACAAAGTGAATGCTAGAAGAAAACTTTGTACCACTCAGCAGCAGGCTTATACACACAGAGTGCTCAACCTGACCAAACTAAAGCTGTTGACAGCCATCAAGTAAAGGAACTTCTCCAGCAGTTTTCATTGACCCCACACAGTAAGAATGTCGGGCTATTTTGAAATACAagttttgccacttttttttttttagtagtgccGAAACCCCACCACATTCATGGCAGACTACAAGTGATCGGCCAACATGAAAGCATTAACGCAAGAGAGAACAGGGAAACTCTGACACTTCCTTGTAGTGAAGATTGCCCGATTAGACCCTGTCTGCCACTCCAACTGGTTGAGGGCAATGTGCAACTTTTCTTCTTACCTGTCAGCAGCTTGTTTTCTTATGTGGCAGTCATTTTTAAAACAGAGTCTGTCATTCCAGAACTTTGCAAGCTGCCATTAGTGACCTGAACATATATGTCAACTGGCTGTAATGCTGACCAAACGACTTAAAAGTTGGAGCTCCTGCCGCAGAACACCTTCAGACTTCTCCCAGGTCAGTATTGTTGAGATCAAACTAACAATTACTGAATAAGAAGTTAGCATTGGGACTGAACTTGGGCAAAGAAAGTGTAAACACCAACACACTGTGGAATCTCACGTACAGAATTCAGAATTATGCAGTATAGAATTTACAGCACAGGGTACAGAACAAGTGGTGTGGAGTATCAGACTGAGCTATGCCATAACCAGGCCAGAAAAGGTGTAATACACATAAGCATTAAAACATGGCACAACTGTGGACAAGCCCACATGCAACTCATGTCTGGTCCTATACCAGTATACCCTCAAACAAGTAGCAGCACCACCTCTATTTACTCCAGAGATTAGTAGATTAATCCGTCAACTGCTACTAGTTCATTCCTTTGGGCCAAGACCGATTCTCTGTATGCCACATTCTATAAATACAAAGTTGCATGAATGAACAGAGGATAAAACCACCAATTACTTAATTTGTCAACCAGAAGCAAGACAAACCTTGCCAATAGCTCAATTTAAATTTTTGTATCTTGTTATACTACAATCTAAAGTCCTAATAGACACCAactgtgtctggaggaggaattcATGTTGCATTTGGAGAAACATCTTCAAAGCAACTGGTTCCTTGCAACAGACTCAATGTTCACAAAAACAACGGAACACACAGCTGCCAGAACATATTGAGTATAGACTAATCCCCAAAGTCATTTCAAATTCATTATTAAGAAGGCCTCATTGCCCCACACCtgtcaaatatttattttaaaggtCTACTGCTTAAGTGAAATACTAAGCTATATTATTCTCTGGAGACAATAGGCAATCCATTTGACCAATGACAAGTGGACTGAGCAACACTATTAGGTCTATAGATACAATAGGACTTCTGGCATGCATGCCAAGTCAAAAAGTTCTCAGTATTAAATACATTTAAGGAAATGTTAAAAGCTGGAAAATCCTTTTTTGGAGCATTCTATCAGTGCCAAACATGCTACATAGCtgctcaaaaaaacaaacaaaaaaaaaaaaaccacaacacacTGTAGCCAAAGCCAAAACCTTAAAAAaagaaggagttgtaaaggcagattttttttttttttaatctccatgcattgagataaaaaaaaacctgtgtgtaacagcccccccagcacccccctaattacctacctaagccccttctctctccagcgatgttcacgatccCCTTTATCCATCCAGGACAATTCTCCTGATTGGCTGCCATTGGctcttgtggctgtcaaagtcagccaatgaggggagagggggcagtgccaggtcagggctccatgtctgaatgtatacagggagctctgactcggcttgggtgccccctgtagcaagctgctgactgaggggcactcaaaaggaaggaggggccaggagca
This portion of the Aquarana catesbeiana isolate 2022-GZ linkage group LG07, ASM4218655v1, whole genome shotgun sequence genome encodes:
- the LMO4 gene encoding LIM domain transcription factor LMO4, which gives rise to MVNPGSSAQPPPVTAGTLSWKRCAGCGGKIADRFLLYAMDSYWHSRCLKCSCCQAQLGEIGTSCYTKSGMILCRNDYIRLFGNSGACSACGQSIPASELVMRAQGNVYHLKCFTCSTCRNRLVPGDRFHYINGSLFCEHDRPTALINGHLNSLQSNPLLPDQKVC